From a single Bradyrhizobium sediminis genomic region:
- the leuC gene encoding 3-isopropylmalate dehydratase large subunit, with amino-acid sequence MSKPTTLYDKIWNDHLVHEADDGTCLLYIDRHLVHEVTSPQAFEGLRATGRKVHAPEKTLAVVDHNIPTTDRSKPNPDPESIEQMRVMAENAKEFGIEYYNEFDKRQGIVHVIGPEQGFTLPGTTIVCGDSHTSTHGAFGALAHGIGTSEVEHVLATQTLIQKKAKNMRAVVDGKLPDGVTGKDIILAIIGEIGTAGGTGYVLEYAGEAIRALSMEGRMTVCNMSIEGGARAGLVAPDEKAFEFLKGRPKAPKGDAWDAAMRYWETLRSDQGAHFDHEIRLDAAKLPPIVTWGTSPEDVVSISGVVPDPDKIPDEAKRLSKHRALKYMGLTPGTRITDIKLDRIFIGSCTNGRIEDLRAAAKVVEGRTVNANLNAMIVPGSGLVKDQAEAEGLDKIFIKAGFEWREPGCSMCLAMNPDKLAPEERCASTSNRNFEGRQGFKGRTHLVSPAMAAAAAIAGHFVDIREWK; translated from the coding sequence ATGTCCAAACCGACCACGCTGTACGACAAGATCTGGAATGACCATCTGGTTCACGAGGCCGATGACGGCACCTGCCTGCTCTATATCGACCGCCATCTGGTCCATGAGGTGACCTCGCCGCAGGCCTTCGAAGGCTTGCGCGCCACCGGCCGCAAGGTTCACGCGCCGGAGAAGACGCTGGCCGTGGTCGACCACAACATCCCGACCACCGACCGTTCCAAGCCCAATCCGGATCCCGAGAGCATCGAACAGATGCGGGTGATGGCGGAGAACGCAAAAGAATTCGGCATCGAATACTACAACGAATTCGACAAGCGCCAGGGCATCGTTCACGTGATCGGCCCCGAGCAGGGCTTCACGCTGCCCGGCACCACCATCGTCTGCGGCGACAGCCACACTTCGACGCATGGCGCGTTCGGCGCGCTGGCGCACGGCATCGGCACCTCCGAAGTCGAGCACGTGCTGGCGACGCAGACCCTGATCCAGAAGAAGGCCAAGAACATGCGCGCCGTGGTCGACGGCAAATTGCCCGACGGCGTCACCGGCAAGGACATCATTCTCGCCATCATCGGCGAGATCGGCACCGCCGGCGGCACCGGCTATGTGCTGGAATATGCCGGCGAGGCGATCCGCGCGCTCTCGATGGAAGGCCGCATGACCGTCTGCAACATGTCGATCGAAGGCGGCGCCCGCGCCGGCCTGGTCGCTCCGGACGAGAAGGCGTTCGAGTTCCTGAAGGGCCGCCCCAAGGCGCCGAAGGGCGACGCCTGGGATGCCGCGATGCGCTACTGGGAAACGCTGCGAAGCGACCAGGGCGCGCATTTCGATCATGAGATCAGGCTGGACGCGGCCAAGCTGCCGCCGATCGTGACCTGGGGCACTTCGCCCGAGGACGTGGTGTCGATATCGGGCGTGGTGCCGGATCCCGACAAGATTCCGGACGAAGCCAAGCGGCTGTCGAAACATCGCGCCCTGAAATATATGGGCCTGACGCCCGGCACCAGGATCACCGACATCAAGCTCGACCGCATCTTCATCGGCTCCTGCACCAACGGCCGGATCGAGGATCTGCGCGCCGCGGCGAAGGTGGTCGAAGGCAGGACCGTCAACGCCAATCTCAACGCGATGATCGTCCCGGGCTCGGGGCTGGTGAAGGATCAGGCGGAAGCCGAGGGCCTCGACAAGATCTTCATCAAGGCCGGTTTCGAATGGCGCGAGCCGGGTTGCTCGATGTGCCTCGCCATGAACCCCGACAAGCTGGCGCCGGAAGAGCGCTGCGCCTCGACCTCGAACCGCAATTTCGAGGGCCGCCAGGGTTTCAAGGGCCGCACCCATCTGGTGTCGCCGGCGATGGCGGCGGCGGCGGCGATCGCCGGGCATTTTGTCGATATCCGGGAGTGGAAGTAG
- the rplS gene encoding 50S ribosomal protein L19, whose product MNLIQQLEKEQFDKLAATKTIPEFGPGDTVIVNVKVVEGDRSRVQAYEGVCIGRSGGGLNESFTVRKISYGEGVERVFPVMSPMIDSITVVRRGKVRRAKLYYLRNLRGKSARIVEKKTDRPQAAAVGE is encoded by the coding sequence ATGAACCTGATTCAACAGCTCGAAAAAGAGCAGTTCGACAAATTGGCCGCCACCAAGACCATTCCGGAATTCGGCCCCGGCGACACCGTGATCGTCAACGTCAAGGTGGTCGAAGGCGACCGCTCGCGCGTGCAGGCCTATGAAGGCGTCTGCATCGGCCGCTCCGGCGGCGGGCTCAACGAGAGCTTCACGGTGCGCAAGATTTCCTACGGCGAAGGCGTGGAACGCGTGTTCCCCGTGATGTCGCCGATGATCGACTCGATCACCGTGGTGCGCCGCGGCAAGGTGCGCCGCGCCAAGCTGTATTACCTGCGCAACCTGCGCGGCAAGTCGGCCCGCATCGTCGAGAAGAAGACCGACCGGCCGCAGGCCGCCGCCGTCGGCGAGTAA
- the rpsP gene encoding 30S ribosomal protein S16 — protein MSVVIRLARAGTKKRPVYHVVVADSRFPRDGRFIERLGHFNPLLPKDNEARLKLDMDKVKAWLAKGAQPSDRVSRFLDAAGVVKRTARNNPEKAVPRKERKANAEAAAKSA, from the coding sequence ATGTCAGTCGTTATCCGCCTCGCCCGCGCAGGCACCAAGAAGCGTCCGGTCTATCACGTCGTCGTCGCCGACTCGCGCTTCCCGCGCGACGGCCGCTTCATCGAGCGCCTCGGCCACTTCAATCCGCTGCTGCCGAAGGACAACGAAGCGCGGCTGAAGCTCGACATGGACAAGGTCAAGGCCTGGCTCGCCAAGGGCGCGCAGCCGTCGGACCGCGTGTCGCGCTTCCTGGACGCCGCCGGCGTCGTCAAGCGCACCGCGCGCAACAATCCGGAAAAGGCCGTGCCGCGCAAGGAGCGCAAGGCCAACGCCGAAGCCGCCGCCAAATCGGCTTAA
- a CDS encoding carbonic anhydrase, translated as MAFPKHLLEGYRAFTSQRLPTEQTRYRELSERGQSPAVMVIGCCDSRVSPEVIFDAGPGELFVVRNVANLVPVYQPDGGAHGVSAALEYAVNVLRIKHIVVLGHAQCGGIRAFIDNIEPLSPGDFIGRWMQMFIKPGEVVEQRERESMQDFTIRIEKAAIFRSLENLMTFPFVRALVEEGRLGLHGAYFGVAEGSLFVLDRAAKEFRSVREEAAR; from the coding sequence ATGGCATTCCCGAAACATCTGCTCGAGGGCTACCGGGCCTTCACGTCGCAGCGACTGCCCACCGAGCAGACGCGTTATCGTGAACTGTCCGAGCGCGGCCAATCGCCGGCGGTGATGGTGATCGGCTGTTGCGATTCCCGGGTGTCGCCGGAAGTGATCTTCGATGCCGGCCCCGGCGAATTGTTCGTGGTGCGCAACGTCGCCAATCTGGTGCCGGTGTATCAGCCCGACGGCGGCGCCCACGGCGTATCGGCGGCGCTGGAATATGCGGTCAACGTTCTCCGCATTAAGCACATCGTGGTGCTCGGCCATGCGCAATGCGGCGGCATCCGCGCCTTCATCGACAATATCGAGCCGCTGTCGCCCGGCGATTTCATCGGCAGGTGGATGCAGATGTTCATCAAGCCGGGCGAAGTGGTCGAACAGCGCGAGCGCGAGTCGATGCAGGACTTCACCATCCGGATCGAGAAGGCCGCGATCTTCCGCAGCCTCGAGAACCTGATGACGTTTCCGTTCGTCCGGGCGCTGGTGGAAGAAGGCAGGCTGGGGTTGCACGGCGCTTATTTCGGCGTCGCCGAGGGCTCGCTGTTCGTACTCGATCGGGCGGCAAAGGAGTTTCGCAGCGTCAGGGAAGAAGCGGCGAGGTGA
- the leuD gene encoding 3-isopropylmalate dehydratase small subunit, which translates to MDKFTTLEGVAAPLKIINVDTDMIIPKQYLKTIKRTGLGKGLFSEQRYKDDGSENPDFILNKPAYRNAKVLVAGDNFGCGSSREHAPWALLDFGIRCVISTSFGDIFYNNCFKNGILPIRVTQEDLDKLFDDAERGANATLTVDLAKQEIRGPDGGTVKFEIDPFRKHCLMNGLDDIGLTMEKKASIDAYEAKAKTARAWA; encoded by the coding sequence ATGGACAAGTTCACCACGCTGGAAGGCGTCGCGGCGCCGCTGAAGATCATCAATGTCGACACCGACATGATCATCCCCAAGCAGTACCTCAAGACCATCAAGCGCACCGGCCTCGGCAAGGGCCTGTTCTCGGAACAGCGCTACAAGGACGACGGCAGCGAGAATCCGGATTTCATCCTCAACAAGCCGGCCTATCGCAACGCCAAGGTGCTGGTCGCCGGCGACAATTTCGGCTGCGGCTCGAGCCGCGAGCACGCGCCATGGGCCTTGCTCGATTTCGGCATCCGCTGCGTGATCTCGACCTCGTTCGGCGATATCTTCTACAACAACTGCTTCAAGAACGGCATCCTGCCGATCCGCGTCACCCAGGAAGATCTCGACAAGCTGTTCGACGATGCCGAACGCGGCGCCAATGCGACGCTGACCGTCGATCTCGCCAAGCAGGAGATCCGCGGCCCCGACGGCGGCACGGTGAAGTTCGAGATCGATCCGTTCCGCAAGCACTGCCTGATGAACGGCCTCGACGACATCGGCCTCACCATGGAGAAGAAGGCCTCGATCGACGCCTATGAGGCGAAGGCGAAGACCGCGCGCGCCTGGGCCTGA
- a CDS encoding aspartate-semialdehyde dehydrogenase — protein sequence MGYKIAVVGATGNVGREMLNILDERKFPADEVVALASRRSLGVEVSYGDSTLKVKALENYDFSDVDICLMSAGGSVSKEWSPKIGAAGAVVIDNSSAWRMDPDVPLIVPEVNADAVAGFAKKNIIANPNCSTAQLVVALKPLHDKAVIKRVVVSTYQSVSGAGKDAMDELFSQTKAVYTNSELINKKFPKRIAFNVIPEIDVFMEDGYTKEEWKMMMETKKILDPKIKLTATCVRVPVFVGHSEAVNIEFENPISADEARDILRNAPGCLVIDKREPGGYVTPYEAAGEDATYISRIREDATVENGLVLWCVSDNLRKGAALNAIQIAECLINRRLISAKKKAA from the coding sequence GGCGGGAAATGCTCAACATCCTGGACGAACGCAAATTCCCGGCTGACGAGGTGGTGGCGCTGGCGTCGCGCCGCAGCTTGGGCGTCGAAGTGTCCTATGGCGATAGCACCCTGAAGGTCAAAGCGCTCGAGAATTACGACTTCTCCGACGTCGATATCTGCCTGATGTCGGCGGGCGGTTCGGTGTCGAAGGAATGGTCGCCGAAGATCGGAGCCGCCGGCGCGGTCGTGATCGACAATTCGTCGGCCTGGCGGATGGATCCGGACGTGCCGCTGATCGTTCCCGAGGTCAATGCGGATGCGGTGGCGGGCTTCGCCAAGAAGAACATCATCGCCAATCCGAACTGCTCGACGGCGCAGCTGGTGGTCGCGCTGAAGCCGCTGCACGACAAGGCCGTGATCAAGCGCGTGGTGGTCTCGACCTATCAATCGGTGTCGGGCGCCGGCAAGGACGCCATGGACGAGCTGTTTTCGCAGACCAAGGCTGTCTATACCAACAGCGAGCTGATCAACAAGAAATTCCCCAAGCGTATCGCCTTCAACGTCATCCCCGAGATCGACGTGTTCATGGAGGACGGCTACACCAAGGAAGAGTGGAAGATGATGATGGAGACCAAGAAGATTCTTGATCCCAAAATCAAGCTCACCGCCACTTGCGTGCGGGTGCCGGTGTTCGTCGGCCATTCCGAAGCGGTCAATATCGAGTTCGAGAATCCGATCTCGGCCGACGAGGCGCGCGACATCCTGCGCAACGCGCCGGGGTGCCTCGTGATCGACAAGCGCGAGCCCGGCGGTTACGTCACGCCATACGAGGCGGCCGGCGAGGACGCGACCTACATCAGCCGCATCCGCGAGGACGCGACGGTGGAGAACGGCCTCGTGCTGTGGTGCGTATCGGACAATCTGCGCAAGGGCGCTGCGCTGAACGCGATCCAGATCGCCGAATGCCTGATCAACCGCAGGCTGATCAGCGCCAAGAAGAAAGCAGCTTAG
- a CDS encoding DUF1330 domain-containing protein encodes MTVYAIVQLKMTDRAAYDRYQARFFDVFRKFSGRLLSADENPQVLEGAWDRDKLVLMSFPDEAAFQAWATSPEYLEISKDRKAGAHGVVLLAKGFAPGTS; translated from the coding sequence ATGACCGTTTATGCGATCGTGCAACTGAAGATGACCGACCGCGCGGCCTATGACCGCTATCAGGCGCGCTTCTTCGACGTGTTCAGAAAATTCAGCGGGCGGCTGCTGTCAGCCGATGAAAATCCGCAGGTGCTGGAAGGCGCGTGGGATCGCGACAAGCTGGTGCTGATGTCGTTTCCGGACGAGGCCGCCTTTCAGGCCTGGGCGACCTCGCCGGAATATCTGGAAATCTCGAAGGACCGCAAAGCCGGCGCACACGGCGTCGTGCTGCTGGCAAAAGGCTTTGCCCCAGGGACTAGCTAG
- a CDS encoding capsular polysaccharide synthesis protein, whose product MRPDVVTFWHGPLDRLRQTCLRSQVAAGHKVTVYSFEPLAGLPDGVGNAEAEAILPHAFSEKLRPPQPDGTWRDWTTLQFSDFFRMRLMARGAGLWLDADVLLLKPVDIDPGKPFFAWERPRQLGNSVLYLPADDAIVTAFEALMRQDELTPDWLALRHRLIFGLRKLRGKSNRLSDIRVAIYGPAALTALAARHGELGYALPKKSFYAVHAEPRLFFEPADFTALIGDPDITGFHISPKGRGSQPPLPGSLYAWAAERFGRP is encoded by the coding sequence ATGCGGCCTGACGTCGTCACCTTCTGGCACGGTCCGCTCGATCGGCTCCGGCAGACCTGCCTGCGCTCGCAGGTCGCGGCAGGCCACAAGGTCACCGTCTACAGTTTCGAGCCGCTGGCGGGATTGCCCGACGGCGTCGGTAATGCCGAAGCCGAAGCGATCCTGCCGCACGCCTTTTCCGAAAAGCTTCGCCCGCCGCAACCGGACGGCACCTGGCGCGACTGGACCACGCTGCAGTTCTCGGATTTCTTCCGGATGCGGCTGATGGCGCGCGGCGCCGGACTGTGGCTCGACGCCGACGTGCTGCTGCTGAAGCCGGTCGATATCGATCCAGGCAAACCTTTCTTCGCCTGGGAACGGCCGCGCCAGCTCGGCAACTCCGTGCTCTATCTGCCCGCGGACGACGCCATCGTCACGGCGTTCGAAGCGCTGATGCGGCAGGACGAACTGACGCCGGACTGGCTGGCGCTGCGGCATCGCTTGATCTTCGGCCTGCGCAAGCTGCGCGGCAAATCGAACCGCCTCTCCGATATCCGCGTCGCGATCTATGGTCCGGCGGCGCTGACCGCGCTCGCGGCCCGCCATGGCGAACTCGGTTACGCCTTGCCGAAGAAATCCTTTTATGCGGTTCATGCCGAACCACGACTGTTCTTCGAGCCTGCGGATTTCACAGCCCTGATCGGCGATCCCGACATAACGGGGTTTCACATCTCGCCGAAAGGCCGTGGCAGCCAGCCGCCCCTTCCAGGCAGCCTGTATGCGTGGGCGGCGGAACGGTTCGGCCGGCCTTGA
- the rimM gene encoding ribosome maturation factor RimM (Essential for efficient processing of 16S rRNA), protein MAAPICVARIGAAHGVRGAVKLWTFTEDPFAVQAYGPLMTKDGARQFEVATAREAKGHLVVTLKGVATREDAERLNGLELYVARDKLPDTGEDEYYHADLIGLAAVNTANEPIGRVVAIHNFGAGDIIEIEPPYGATMLLPFTNAVVPTVDLAAGRVVIELPREIADQDHS, encoded by the coding sequence GTGGCAGCACCGATTTGCGTCGCCCGGATCGGCGCCGCGCATGGCGTGCGCGGCGCGGTGAAGCTATGGACCTTCACCGAGGACCCATTTGCCGTGCAGGCTTACGGGCCGCTGATGACAAAGGACGGCGCGCGGCAATTCGAAGTGGCGACCGCGCGGGAAGCCAAGGGCCATCTGGTGGTGACGCTGAAGGGCGTCGCCACCCGCGAGGATGCCGAGCGGCTCAACGGCCTCGAGCTCTACGTCGCGCGCGACAAATTGCCCGATACCGGCGAAGACGAATATTACCACGCCGACCTGATCGGGCTCGCCGCGGTCAACACCGCCAATGAGCCGATCGGCCGCGTCGTCGCGATCCACAATTTCGGCGCCGGCGACATCATCGAGATCGAGCCGCCCTATGGCGCGACGATGCTGCTGCCGTTCACCAACGCCGTGGTGCCGACGGTCGATCTTGCGGCCGGGCGCGTGGTGATCGAATTGCCGCGAGAGATCGCGGACCAAGATCACTCCTAA
- a CDS encoding HpcH/HpaI aldolase/citrate lyase family protein, giving the protein MIRPRRSLLFMPGSNARALEKARNLPADGIILDLEDSVAPDAKAMARDQIAAAVAAGGFGKREILIRVNALDSPWWIDDVSMAGKVRPDGILVPKISSVEDLTAIANRLSDINADLSIRVWAMIETARAVLHAEQLAAASRDSETRLAGFVFGPNDISRETRIRMQPGRATMLPMITHCILATRAYGLEILDGPYSDFSNFNGFGQECTQARDLGFDGKTLIHPGQIEACNAIFTPPAEEVALARKIIAAFEQPENASRGAISLDGQMVERLHADMARRTIAIADAIAAMGQP; this is encoded by the coding sequence ATGATCCGACCGCGCCGCAGCCTTCTGTTCATGCCCGGGTCAAATGCGCGGGCGCTGGAAAAAGCGCGCAATCTGCCCGCCGACGGCATCATTCTCGATCTCGAGGATTCCGTGGCGCCGGACGCCAAGGCGATGGCGCGCGACCAGATCGCTGCAGCCGTCGCCGCGGGCGGTTTCGGCAAGCGCGAGATCCTGATCCGGGTCAATGCGCTGGATTCGCCGTGGTGGATTGACGACGTCAGCATGGCCGGCAAGGTGCGGCCCGACGGCATTCTGGTGCCGAAGATTTCCAGCGTCGAGGATCTCACGGCGATCGCCAATCGCCTCAGCGACATCAACGCCGACCTGTCGATCCGGGTCTGGGCGATGATCGAGACCGCGCGCGCGGTACTGCATGCCGAGCAACTTGCCGCCGCCTCGCGCGATTCTGAGACGCGGCTCGCCGGCTTCGTGTTCGGACCGAACGATATTTCGCGGGAGACGCGGATACGGATGCAGCCGGGGCGCGCGACGATGCTGCCGATGATCACGCATTGCATTCTTGCGACGCGCGCTTACGGTCTCGAAATTCTCGACGGCCCTTACAGCGATTTCAGCAATTTCAACGGCTTCGGCCAGGAATGCACGCAGGCTCGCGATCTCGGCTTCGACGGCAAGACCCTGATCCATCCGGGCCAGATCGAGGCCTGCAACGCGATCTTCACGCCGCCGGCGGAGGAAGTCGCCCTCGCCCGCAAGATCATCGCCGCGTTCGAACAGCCCGAGAACGCCTCGCGCGGCGCGATTTCGCTCGACGGCCAGATGGTGGAGCGGCTGCATGCCGACATGGCCAGGCGCACGATCGCGATCGCCGACGCGATCGCGGCGATGGGCCAGCCGTAA
- a CDS encoding metallopeptidase family protein produces MWTKAKAPSLAEMEAMAHEIFERLPKGFRKLCEGVIVRVDDFPTDEVLDEMQAQSEFDLLGLFQGVGLPFRSNDDIARLPNMVWLYRRPILDYWAEHDETLGHIVRHVLIHEIGHHFGLSDADMEAIEATVD; encoded by the coding sequence ATGTGGACCAAAGCCAAGGCGCCGTCGCTGGCCGAAATGGAAGCCATGGCGCACGAGATTTTCGAGCGCCTGCCGAAGGGCTTTCGCAAGCTGTGCGAGGGCGTGATCGTCCGCGTCGACGACTTTCCGACCGACGAGGTGCTCGACGAGATGCAGGCGCAGAGCGAATTCGACCTGCTCGGCCTGTTTCAGGGCGTCGGGCTGCCGTTCCGCAGCAATGATGACATCGCCCGGCTGCCCAATATGGTCTGGCTCTACCGCCGCCCGATCCTGGATTACTGGGCCGAACATGACGAAACCCTCGGCCATATCGTCCGCCACGTGCTGATTCACGAGATCGGCCACCATTTCGGCCTCTCCGACGCCGACATGGAAGCGATCGAGGCGACCGTTGATTAG
- the trmD gene encoding tRNA (guanosine(37)-N1)-methyltransferase TrmD: protein MASETKSWHATVLTLFPEMFPGPLGVSLAGKALASGLWALQAHDIRDSATDRHRSVDDTPAGGGPGMVLRADVLAAAIDAAEIAPDRPRLLMSPRGRPLTQSRVEELAAGPGPLIVCGRFEGVDQRVIEARRLEEISIGDYVLSGGEIAAMALIDACVRLLPGVMGKLASGTDESFSDSLLEYPQYTRPQTFEGQPIPEVLTSGDHAKVAAWRQAEAEALTRVRRPDLWAAKQAQQRTGQKRPKNTTDG, encoded by the coding sequence ATGGCTTCCGAGACAAAATCCTGGCACGCGACCGTGCTGACGCTCTTTCCGGAGATGTTCCCCGGCCCGCTCGGCGTCAGCCTGGCGGGCAAGGCGCTGGCGTCCGGGCTGTGGGCGCTTCAGGCGCACGATATCCGGGACTCCGCCACCGACCGCCATCGCAGCGTCGACGATACCCCGGCCGGCGGCGGCCCCGGCATGGTGCTGCGCGCCGACGTGCTGGCGGCCGCGATCGATGCGGCGGAGATCGCGCCGGATCGGCCGCGCCTATTGATGAGCCCGCGGGGTCGGCCATTGACCCAGTCCCGGGTTGAGGAACTCGCCGCCGGGCCCGGCCCGCTGATCGTCTGCGGCCGGTTCGAGGGCGTCGACCAGCGGGTGATCGAGGCCCGCCGGCTCGAGGAAATTTCGATCGGGGATTACGTGCTGTCCGGGGGCGAAATCGCCGCCATGGCGCTGATCGACGCCTGCGTCCGGCTGTTGCCCGGCGTGATGGGCAAGCTCGCTTCCGGGACCGACGAGAGTTTTTCCGATTCCCTACTGGAATACCCACAATATACCCGCCCGCAGACCTTCGAGGGCCAGCCGATCCCGGAAGTCCTCACTTCCGGCGACCACGCCAAGGTGGCGGCCTGGCGGCAGGCCGAGGCCGAGGCCCTGACCCGGGTGCGGCGGCCGGATTTGTGGGCCGCTAAGCAAGCCCAGCAACGGACTGGCCAAAAACGTCCAAAAAACACGACGGACGGGTGA
- a CDS encoding TIGR00645 family protein encodes MTEQPAPYKPNPKLKRVERGFEGVIFNSRWLMAPFYFGLVVSLAVLLLKFCMVLWEFILHAPGSKESDIILGVLSLIDISLTGNLILIVVFSGYENFVSKIDPGGHPDWPEWMTKIHFGGLKQKLLASIVAISAIQVLKAFMNMDTVFDPTKLAWLVGVHLMFVVSAFMLALADRWGGGEHGGE; translated from the coding sequence ATGACCGAACAGCCTGCTCCCTACAAGCCCAATCCGAAGCTGAAACGCGTCGAGCGGGGCTTCGAAGGCGTGATCTTCAACAGCCGCTGGCTGATGGCGCCGTTCTACTTCGGCCTCGTCGTCAGCCTGGCGGTGCTGCTGCTCAAATTCTGCATGGTGCTGTGGGAGTTCATCCTTCATGCGCCGGGCTCGAAAGAGTCCGACATCATCCTCGGTGTGCTCAGCCTGATCGACATCTCGCTGACCGGCAATCTGATCCTGATCGTGGTGTTTTCCGGCTACGAGAACTTCGTTTCGAAGATCGATCCCGGCGGCCATCCGGACTGGCCGGAATGGATGACCAAGATCCATTTTGGCGGCCTGAAACAGAAGCTGCTCGCCTCGATCGTCGCGATCTCGGCGATCCAGGTGCTGAAGGCCTTCATGAACATGGACACCGTGTTCGACCCGACCAAGCTGGCCTGGCTGGTCGGCGTCCACCTGATGTTCGTGGTCTCGGCCTTCATGCTGGCGCTGGCCGACCGCTGGGGCGGCGGCGAACATGGCGGCGAGTAG
- a CDS encoding cytochrome c: MKMSRTNWIHIVLAVILALVALFFIRLHNASGAQSSSAAAGHRLAEAWCRECHAIEAATIGTANPGPDFIKIANQISTTALSLKVFLQTSHGNMPNLILKADETDNLIDYILSLKRN; the protein is encoded by the coding sequence ATGAAGATGTCGCGCACCAACTGGATCCACATTGTGCTGGCCGTCATCCTTGCGCTGGTGGCGCTGTTCTTCATCCGGCTGCACAATGCCAGCGGCGCGCAATCCTCCAGCGCCGCGGCGGGCCATCGGCTGGCCGAGGCCTGGTGCAGGGAGTGTCACGCCATCGAAGCGGCAACGATCGGGACCGCAAACCCCGGACCGGATTTCATCAAGATCGCCAACCAGATATCGACCACGGCGCTTTCGCTGAAGGTGTTCCTGCAGACCAGCCACGGGAACATGCCGAATCTCATCCTCAAAGCCGATGAGACCGACAACCTGATCGATTACATCCTCAGCCTGAAGCGCAACTAG